In Daphnia pulex isolate KAP4 chromosome 7, ASM2113471v1, one genomic interval encodes:
- the LOC124198308 gene encoding filaggrin-like isoform X1, which produces MNQLGTVYATKRRRRNGKSLKPSPKESSGKSNPSKRHRERLNAELDTLASLLPYEASILSKLDRLSILRLSVSYLRTKSYFQVSCHKGIKGEQQQQQHSQHGGGGHFLLHDNQFRNRDVTIFDSPSLDGESFLQALNGFLLILTSDGEVFFATHTIESYLGFHQSDVVHQSVYELVHSEDREELQRQLTWSSQLPADSGLTLLDALRPDNSMILERSFTVRFRCLLDNTSGFLRLDIRGRVKVLHGQNRKMEEPPLALFAICTPFGPPSLLELPHKESMFKSKHRLDLALVSMDQRGKALLGHSDAELSSLGGYDLVHFDDLAYVASAHQELLKTGASGLIAYRLQTKDGQFQWLQTSSRLVYKNSKPDFIISTHRPLMEEEGRDLMGKRTMDFKVSYLDAGLTSNYFTDQEAGSAISATVAPTTTTTSTTTGASVTTGQTTVLPSQTGGTNAHPPGTQKIGRKYKNQLRDFLTNCRTKRKSGSSGAASAAANGLTTPPEPSPVHYLSGSSNSGVELASGVAGWTTTTTAGVGGGSAAASSAAASAAVAAAATAYSPSVYPGASAAAAAAAAATVPYHADATNSFYHSAMHHHHHHHQLAAHHHHAAHHQPNATLQNLQNLHQSFYGTPGALDHNRFGIVPTAEHNLFHHGHAAYARGLGVGVGAAGYYAAEYSPYVHAAAATTNGFLAAGYDSTIGGMSQLYGGSSNSSPAGGGGGGGGGAGSPAAGDVSKYATTSTSSVSASSGGGGTAAGGGVSSLGRLTTSLHHHHHHGGGGGGGLGGGGLLSSGETEPSSESSGTSTSSIAGGDSPYNNGHHNNNTNNHHHQQQQQQQQQRNNNLSSRPSSRKPVDQQQQQQQQQMMQQLQQQQQQQQQLSKADKYGGDGRDSSNGGASSGGSSSGGGYPGGTNSNDTRQTVLMWGSSGLTSVTGNHSSSSSSVAAGSNDDDGGSGAVVVSMTTADLITSTTAAAVAAAYAADCGVSETGIKTKYAGHHGVYNGHHQQQQQQQQQQHHHVQQQQQQQQHDVTVSKPVVVSSNGVANSNNNLDNSNSSSLNSACKWGRVGPHYLYGAAASAADVVSGSSEVSWPPHHHHHHHHPTAPHHHHHHPHQYYPYPYHHAHHHHHQSPHHSASSTTTNTALDQPAVHHPFTNNNNNNTNHHHHHLHSTTASIVPAVQDQHQQQHNNNNTIPVANHSNSSSNSSTSSFAAAAGSGDRIGVARTAVLCCPSPR; this is translated from the exons TCAGTTGCCACAAGGGGATCAAAGgtgaacaacaacagcaacaacattcgCAACACGGCGGCGGTGGCCATTTCTTGCTGCACGACAATCAATTCCGCAACAGAGACGTGACCATCTTCGACTCGCCGTCGCTGGACGGTGAAAGCTTCCTCCAG gCTCTCAATGGATTCCTGCTGATTTTGACCAGCGACGGAGAAGTCTTCTTCGCCACACACACCATCGAGAGTTACCTGGGATTCCATCAG TCGGACGTGGTGCACCAGTCGGTTTACGAGCTGGTCCACTCTGAGGACCGCGAAGAGTTGCAGCGCCAATTGACGTGGAGTTCCCAACTGCCGGCCGATTCGGGACTGACGCTGCTGGACGCCCTCCGACCCGACAATTCCATGATCCTCGAACGATCCTTCACCGTCCGCTTCCGATGCCTACTCGACAACACTTCCGGATTCCTG AGACTGGACATCAGGGGTCGTGTCAAGGTCCTTCACGGGCAGAACCGCAAGATGGAAGAGCCGCCGCTGGCCTTGTTCGCCATCTGCACACCATTCGGCCCGCCGAGTTTACTCGAGCTGCCCCACAAGGAGAGCATGTTCAAGAGCAAACATCGGCTCGACCTCGCCCTCGTCTCCATGGatcaaag GGGGAAGGCTTTGCTGGGTCACAGCGACGCTGAATTGTCGTCGCTGGGCGGCTACGATCTGGTCCATTTCGACGACTTGGCCTACGTCGCCAGCGCCCACCAAGAAC TTTTGAAGACGGGCGCTTCGGGGTTGATTGCCTACCGGCTGCAAACGAAAGACGGGCAGTTCCAGTGGCTGCAGACGTCGTCACGGCTCGTCTACAAGAACAGCAAACCCGATTTCATCATCAGCACTCATCGGCCGCTCAT GGAGGAAGAAGGACGAGATTTGATGGGCAAACGGACCATGGACTTTAAAGTCAGTTACCTGGACGCTGGATTGACGAGCAACTATTTCACGGATCAGGAAGCTGGATCGGCCATTTCGGCGACTGTCGccccaacgacgacgacgacctcgacgacgacgggagCGTCGGTGACGACTGGACAGACGACGGTCCTTCCGTCGCAGACGGGCGGAACCAACGCTCATCCGCCTGGGACGCAGAAAATCGGAAGGAAATACAAGAATCAATTACGGGATTTCCTGACCAATTGCCGGACGAAACGGAAAAGCGGAAGCTCTGGAGCCGCTTCGGCCGCTGCCAACGGCCTCACGACTCCGCCGGAACCGTCGCCTGTCCACTACCTTTCCGGCAGTAGCAACAGCGGAGTGGAATTGGCCAGCGGAGTAGCCGGTTGGACAACCACAACGACGGCCGGAGTGGGCGGAGGTTCAGCGGCCGCTTCTTCGGCCGCCGCTTCGGCCGCCGTCGCAGCTGCCGCAACGGCCTATTCTCCTTCCGTCTACCCTGGGGCTTCAGCGGCCGCTGCGGCTGCGGCTGCCGCCACGGTGCCGTACCATGCGGATGCCACCAACAGTTTCTACCACAGCGCCAtgcatcatcaccaccaccaccatcagctggccgcccaccaccaccacgccGCCCACCACCAGCCCAACGCGACGTTGCAGAACCTCCAGAATTTGCACCAGAGCTTTTACGGCACGCCCGGAGCGCTGGATCACAACCGGTTCGGCATCGTCCCCACGGCCGAGCACAATCTCTTCCATCACGGCCACGCGGCCTACGCTCGAGGACTGGGCGTGGGCGTCGGAGCCGCGGGATATTACGCCGCCGAATATTCGCCGTACGTTCACGCCGCGGCGGCCACCACCAACGGATTCCTGGCCGCTGGATACGATTCCACCATTGGCG GTATGAGCCAATTGTACGGCggtagcagcaacagcagtccagctggcggcggtggtggcggcggtggaggAGCCGGTAGCCCGGCTGCTGGTGATGTGAGCAAGTACGCGACGACTAGTACTTCGTCCGTCAGTGCTAGtagcggtggtggtggtacggCCGCAGGTGGAGGTGTGTCTAGCCTGGGCCGTCTCACGACGAGtctgcatcatcatcatcatcatgggggaggaggaggaggaggcctaGGCGGAGGAGGACTCTTATCATCCGGCGAGACGGAGCCATCGTCAGAGTCGTCgggcaccagcaccagcagcatcGCTGGAGGTGATAGCCCTTACAATAACGgccatcacaacaacaacaccaacaaccaccatcatcagcagcaacagcagcaacaacagcagaggaACAACAACCTTTCGTCCCGGCCCAGTTCCCGCAAACCGGTcgaccaacagcagcagcaacaacaacagcagatgaTGCAGcaattgcaacaacaacaacaacagcaacaacaattgagCAAGGCGGACAAGTACGGAGGAGACGGGCGGGATTCGAGCAACGGCGGAGCTTCATCCGGAGGCTCGTCATCCGGAGGCGGTTACCCTGGCGGTACGAATAGCAATGACACCCGACAGACTGTTCTCATGTGGGGATCTTCTGGGTTAACGTCGGTCACCGGCAAccactcgtcgtcgtcgtcgtcggtggcGGCGGGttccaacgacgacgacgggggTAGTGGCGCAGTGGTCGTCTCCATGACGACCGCCGATTTAATAACATCCACCACGGCTGCCGCTGTCGCCGCCGCTTACGCCGCAg aTTGCGGAGTCTCTGAAACCGGAATCAAGACCAAGTACGCGGGGCATCACGGGGTCTACAAtggccaccaccagcagcaacaacagcagcagcaacaacaacatcatcacgtccagcagcaacaacaacagcaacaacacgacGTGACGGTCAGCAAACCGGTGGTGGTGTCGAGCAACGGCGTggccaacagcaacaacaacctggacaatagcaacagcagcagtttgAACAGCGCCTGCAAGTGGGGCCGTGTGGGGCCTCATTACCTGTACGGTGCAGCGGCCAGCGCGGCCGACGTGGTATCGGGCAGTAGCGAGGTATCCTGGCCaccgcaccaccaccaccaccatcaccaccccACAGcacctcatcatcatcatcatcatccacaTCAATATTATCCTTACCCATATCACCATgcgcaccaccaccaccaccaatcaCCGCACCA CAGtgcctcctccaccaccaccaacacggCGCTGGATCAACCTGCTGTCCACCATCCattcaccaacaacaacaacaacaacaccaatcatcatcatcatcatctccacTCCACCACGGCGTCCATTGTTCCAGCGGTCCAGGACcaacatcagcaacaacacaacaacaacaacacaattcCTGTGGCCAatcacagcaacagcagcagcaacagcagcacctCGTCatttgcagcagcagcgggatcGGGGGATCGGATAGGAGTGGCTCGGACCGCAGTCCTTTGCTGTCCTTCTCCGAGGTGA
- the LOC124198308 gene encoding filaggrin-like isoform X3, with translation MNQLGTVYATKRRRRNGKSLKPSPKESSGKSNPSKRHRERLNAELDTLASLLPYEASILSKLDRLSILRLSVSYLRTKSYFQVSCHKGIKGEQQQQQHSQHGGGGHFLLHDNQFRNRDVTIFDSPSLDGESFLQALNGFLLILTSDGEVFFATHTIESYLGFHQSDVVHQSVYELVHSEDREELQRQLTWSSQLPADSGLTLLDALRPDNSMILERSFTVRFRCLLDNTSGFLRLDIRGRVKVLHGQNRKMEEPPLALFAICTPFGPPSLLELPHKESMFKSKHRLDLALVSMDQRGKALLGHSDAELSSLGGYDLVHFDDLAYVASAHQELLKTGASGLIAYRLQTKDGQFQWLQTSSRLVYKNSKPDFIISTHRPLMEEEGRDLMGKRTMDFKVSYLDAGLTSNYFTDQEAGSAISATVAPTTTTTSTTTGASVTTGQTTVLPSQTGGTNAHPPGTQKIGRKYKNQLRDFLTNCRTKRKSGSSGAASAAANGLTTPPEPSPVHYLSGSSNSGVELASGVAGWTTTTTAGVGGGSAAASSAAASAAVAAAATAYSPSVYPGASAAAAAAAAATVPYHADATNSFYHSAMHHHHHHHQLAAHHHHAAHHQPNATLQNLQNLHQSFYGTPGALDHNRFGIVPTAEHNLFHHGHAAYARGLGVGVGAAGYYAAEYSPYVHAAAATTNGFLAAGYDSTIGGMSQLYGGSSNSSPAGGGGGGGGGAGSPAAGDVSKYATTSTSSVSASSGGGGTAAGGGVSSLGRLTTSLHHHHHHGGGGGGGLGGGGLLSSGETEPSSESSGTSTSSIAGGDSPYNNGHHNNNTNNHHHQQQQQQQQQRNNNLSSRPSSRKPVDQQQQQQQQQMMQQLQQQQQQQQQLSKADKYGGDGRDSSNGGASSGGSSSGGGYPGDCGVSETGIKTKYAGHHGVYNGHHQQQQQQQQQQHHHVQQQQQQQQHDVTVSKPVVVSSNGVANSNNNLDNSNSSSLNSACKWGRVGPHYLYGAAASAADVVSGSSEVSWPPHHHHHHHHPTAPHHHHHHPHQYYPYPYHHAHHHHHQSPHHSASSTTTNTALDQPAVHHPFTNNNNNNTNHHHHHLHSTTASIVPAVQDQHQQQHNNNNTIPVANHSNSSSNSSTSSFAAAAGSGDRIGVARTAVLCCPSPR, from the exons TCAGTTGCCACAAGGGGATCAAAGgtgaacaacaacagcaacaacattcgCAACACGGCGGCGGTGGCCATTTCTTGCTGCACGACAATCAATTCCGCAACAGAGACGTGACCATCTTCGACTCGCCGTCGCTGGACGGTGAAAGCTTCCTCCAG gCTCTCAATGGATTCCTGCTGATTTTGACCAGCGACGGAGAAGTCTTCTTCGCCACACACACCATCGAGAGTTACCTGGGATTCCATCAG TCGGACGTGGTGCACCAGTCGGTTTACGAGCTGGTCCACTCTGAGGACCGCGAAGAGTTGCAGCGCCAATTGACGTGGAGTTCCCAACTGCCGGCCGATTCGGGACTGACGCTGCTGGACGCCCTCCGACCCGACAATTCCATGATCCTCGAACGATCCTTCACCGTCCGCTTCCGATGCCTACTCGACAACACTTCCGGATTCCTG AGACTGGACATCAGGGGTCGTGTCAAGGTCCTTCACGGGCAGAACCGCAAGATGGAAGAGCCGCCGCTGGCCTTGTTCGCCATCTGCACACCATTCGGCCCGCCGAGTTTACTCGAGCTGCCCCACAAGGAGAGCATGTTCAAGAGCAAACATCGGCTCGACCTCGCCCTCGTCTCCATGGatcaaag GGGGAAGGCTTTGCTGGGTCACAGCGACGCTGAATTGTCGTCGCTGGGCGGCTACGATCTGGTCCATTTCGACGACTTGGCCTACGTCGCCAGCGCCCACCAAGAAC TTTTGAAGACGGGCGCTTCGGGGTTGATTGCCTACCGGCTGCAAACGAAAGACGGGCAGTTCCAGTGGCTGCAGACGTCGTCACGGCTCGTCTACAAGAACAGCAAACCCGATTTCATCATCAGCACTCATCGGCCGCTCAT GGAGGAAGAAGGACGAGATTTGATGGGCAAACGGACCATGGACTTTAAAGTCAGTTACCTGGACGCTGGATTGACGAGCAACTATTTCACGGATCAGGAAGCTGGATCGGCCATTTCGGCGACTGTCGccccaacgacgacgacgacctcgacgacgacgggagCGTCGGTGACGACTGGACAGACGACGGTCCTTCCGTCGCAGACGGGCGGAACCAACGCTCATCCGCCTGGGACGCAGAAAATCGGAAGGAAATACAAGAATCAATTACGGGATTTCCTGACCAATTGCCGGACGAAACGGAAAAGCGGAAGCTCTGGAGCCGCTTCGGCCGCTGCCAACGGCCTCACGACTCCGCCGGAACCGTCGCCTGTCCACTACCTTTCCGGCAGTAGCAACAGCGGAGTGGAATTGGCCAGCGGAGTAGCCGGTTGGACAACCACAACGACGGCCGGAGTGGGCGGAGGTTCAGCGGCCGCTTCTTCGGCCGCCGCTTCGGCCGCCGTCGCAGCTGCCGCAACGGCCTATTCTCCTTCCGTCTACCCTGGGGCTTCAGCGGCCGCTGCGGCTGCGGCTGCCGCCACGGTGCCGTACCATGCGGATGCCACCAACAGTTTCTACCACAGCGCCAtgcatcatcaccaccaccaccatcagctggccgcccaccaccaccacgccGCCCACCACCAGCCCAACGCGACGTTGCAGAACCTCCAGAATTTGCACCAGAGCTTTTACGGCACGCCCGGAGCGCTGGATCACAACCGGTTCGGCATCGTCCCCACGGCCGAGCACAATCTCTTCCATCACGGCCACGCGGCCTACGCTCGAGGACTGGGCGTGGGCGTCGGAGCCGCGGGATATTACGCCGCCGAATATTCGCCGTACGTTCACGCCGCGGCGGCCACCACCAACGGATTCCTGGCCGCTGGATACGATTCCACCATTGGCG GTATGAGCCAATTGTACGGCggtagcagcaacagcagtccagctggcggcggtggtggcggcggtggaggAGCCGGTAGCCCGGCTGCTGGTGATGTGAGCAAGTACGCGACGACTAGTACTTCGTCCGTCAGTGCTAGtagcggtggtggtggtacggCCGCAGGTGGAGGTGTGTCTAGCCTGGGCCGTCTCACGACGAGtctgcatcatcatcatcatcatgggggaggaggaggaggaggcctaGGCGGAGGAGGACTCTTATCATCCGGCGAGACGGAGCCATCGTCAGAGTCGTCgggcaccagcaccagcagcatcGCTGGAGGTGATAGCCCTTACAATAACGgccatcacaacaacaacaccaacaaccaccatcatcagcagcaacagcagcaacaacagcagaggaACAACAACCTTTCGTCCCGGCCCAGTTCCCGCAAACCGGTcgaccaacagcagcagcaacaacaacagcagatgaTGCAGcaattgcaacaacaacaacaacagcaacaacaattgagCAAGGCGGACAAGTACGGAGGAGACGGGCGGGATTCGAGCAACGGCGGAGCTTCATCCGGAGGCTCGTCATCCGGAGGCGGTTACCCTGGCG aTTGCGGAGTCTCTGAAACCGGAATCAAGACCAAGTACGCGGGGCATCACGGGGTCTACAAtggccaccaccagcagcaacaacagcagcagcaacaacaacatcatcacgtccagcagcaacaacaacagcaacaacacgacGTGACGGTCAGCAAACCGGTGGTGGTGTCGAGCAACGGCGTggccaacagcaacaacaacctggacaatagcaacagcagcagtttgAACAGCGCCTGCAAGTGGGGCCGTGTGGGGCCTCATTACCTGTACGGTGCAGCGGCCAGCGCGGCCGACGTGGTATCGGGCAGTAGCGAGGTATCCTGGCCaccgcaccaccaccaccaccatcaccaccccACAGcacctcatcatcatcatcatcatccacaTCAATATTATCCTTACCCATATCACCATgcgcaccaccaccaccaccaatcaCCGCACCA CAGtgcctcctccaccaccaccaacacggCGCTGGATCAACCTGCTGTCCACCATCCattcaccaacaacaacaacaacaacaccaatcatcatcatcatcatctccacTCCACCACGGCGTCCATTGTTCCAGCGGTCCAGGACcaacatcagcaacaacacaacaacaacaacacaattcCTGTGGCCAatcacagcaacagcagcagcaacagcagcacctCGTCatttgcagcagcagcgggatcGGGGGATCGGATAGGAGTGGCTCGGACCGCAGTCCTTTGCTGTCCTTCTCCGAGGTGA
- the LOC124198308 gene encoding uncharacterized protein LOC124198308 isoform X4, protein MNQLGTVYATKRRRRNGKSLKPSPKESSGKSNPSKRHRERLNAELDTLASLLPYEASILSKLDRLSILRLSVSYLRTKSYFQVSCHKGIKGEQQQQQHSQHGGGGHFLLHDNQFRNRDVTIFDSPSLDGESFLQALNGFLLILTSDGEVFFATHTIESYLGFHQSDVVHQSVYELVHSEDREELQRQLTWSSQLPADSGLTLLDALRPDNSMILERSFTVRFRCLLDNTSGFLRLDIRGRVKVLHGQNRKMEEPPLALFAICTPFGPPSLLELPHKESMFKSKHRLDLALVSMDQRGKALLGHSDAELSSLGGYDLVHFDDLAYVASAHQELLKTGASGLIAYRLQTKDGQFQWLQTSSRLVYKNSKPDFIISTHRPLMEEEGRDLMGKRTMDFKVSYLDAGLTSNYFTDQEAGSAISATVAPTTTTTSTTTGASVTTGQTTVLPSQTGGTNAHPPGTQKIGRKYKNQLRDFLTNCRTKRKSGSSGAASAAANGLTTPPEPSPVHYLSGSSNSGVELASGVAGWTTTTTAGVGGGSAAASSAAASAAVAAAATAYSPSVYPGASAAAAAAAAATVPYHADATNSFYHSAMHHHHHHHQLAAHHHHAAHHQPNATLQNLQNLHQSFYGTPGALDHNRFGIVPTAEHNLFHHGHAAYARGLGVGVGAAGYYAAEYSPYVHAAAATTNGFLAAGYDSTIGGMSQLYGGSSNSSPAGGGGGGGGGAGSPAAGDVSKYATTSTSSVSASSGGGGTAAGGGVSSLGRLTTSLHHHHHHGGGGGGGLGGGGLLSSGETEPSSESSGTSTSSIAGGDSPYNNGHHNNNTNNHHHQQQQQQQQQRNNNLSSRPSSRKPVDQQQQQQQQQMMQQLQQQQQQQQQLSKADKYGGDGRDSSNGGASSGGSSSGGGYPGGTNSNDTRQTVLMWGSSGLTSVTGNHSSSSSSVAAGSNDDDGGSGAVVVSMTTADLITSTTAAAVAAAYAADCGVSETGIKTKYAGHHGVYNGHHQQQQQQQQQQHHHVQQQQQQQQHDVTVSKPVVVSSNGVANSNNNLDNSNSSSLNSACKWGRVGPHYLYGAAASAADVVSGSSEVSWPPHHHHHHHHPTAPHHHHHHPHQYYPYPYHHAHHHHHQSPHQLNF, encoded by the exons TCAGTTGCCACAAGGGGATCAAAGgtgaacaacaacagcaacaacattcgCAACACGGCGGCGGTGGCCATTTCTTGCTGCACGACAATCAATTCCGCAACAGAGACGTGACCATCTTCGACTCGCCGTCGCTGGACGGTGAAAGCTTCCTCCAG gCTCTCAATGGATTCCTGCTGATTTTGACCAGCGACGGAGAAGTCTTCTTCGCCACACACACCATCGAGAGTTACCTGGGATTCCATCAG TCGGACGTGGTGCACCAGTCGGTTTACGAGCTGGTCCACTCTGAGGACCGCGAAGAGTTGCAGCGCCAATTGACGTGGAGTTCCCAACTGCCGGCCGATTCGGGACTGACGCTGCTGGACGCCCTCCGACCCGACAATTCCATGATCCTCGAACGATCCTTCACCGTCCGCTTCCGATGCCTACTCGACAACACTTCCGGATTCCTG AGACTGGACATCAGGGGTCGTGTCAAGGTCCTTCACGGGCAGAACCGCAAGATGGAAGAGCCGCCGCTGGCCTTGTTCGCCATCTGCACACCATTCGGCCCGCCGAGTTTACTCGAGCTGCCCCACAAGGAGAGCATGTTCAAGAGCAAACATCGGCTCGACCTCGCCCTCGTCTCCATGGatcaaag GGGGAAGGCTTTGCTGGGTCACAGCGACGCTGAATTGTCGTCGCTGGGCGGCTACGATCTGGTCCATTTCGACGACTTGGCCTACGTCGCCAGCGCCCACCAAGAAC TTTTGAAGACGGGCGCTTCGGGGTTGATTGCCTACCGGCTGCAAACGAAAGACGGGCAGTTCCAGTGGCTGCAGACGTCGTCACGGCTCGTCTACAAGAACAGCAAACCCGATTTCATCATCAGCACTCATCGGCCGCTCAT GGAGGAAGAAGGACGAGATTTGATGGGCAAACGGACCATGGACTTTAAAGTCAGTTACCTGGACGCTGGATTGACGAGCAACTATTTCACGGATCAGGAAGCTGGATCGGCCATTTCGGCGACTGTCGccccaacgacgacgacgacctcgacgacgacgggagCGTCGGTGACGACTGGACAGACGACGGTCCTTCCGTCGCAGACGGGCGGAACCAACGCTCATCCGCCTGGGACGCAGAAAATCGGAAGGAAATACAAGAATCAATTACGGGATTTCCTGACCAATTGCCGGACGAAACGGAAAAGCGGAAGCTCTGGAGCCGCTTCGGCCGCTGCCAACGGCCTCACGACTCCGCCGGAACCGTCGCCTGTCCACTACCTTTCCGGCAGTAGCAACAGCGGAGTGGAATTGGCCAGCGGAGTAGCCGGTTGGACAACCACAACGACGGCCGGAGTGGGCGGAGGTTCAGCGGCCGCTTCTTCGGCCGCCGCTTCGGCCGCCGTCGCAGCTGCCGCAACGGCCTATTCTCCTTCCGTCTACCCTGGGGCTTCAGCGGCCGCTGCGGCTGCGGCTGCCGCCACGGTGCCGTACCATGCGGATGCCACCAACAGTTTCTACCACAGCGCCAtgcatcatcaccaccaccaccatcagctggccgcccaccaccaccacgccGCCCACCACCAGCCCAACGCGACGTTGCAGAACCTCCAGAATTTGCACCAGAGCTTTTACGGCACGCCCGGAGCGCTGGATCACAACCGGTTCGGCATCGTCCCCACGGCCGAGCACAATCTCTTCCATCACGGCCACGCGGCCTACGCTCGAGGACTGGGCGTGGGCGTCGGAGCCGCGGGATATTACGCCGCCGAATATTCGCCGTACGTTCACGCCGCGGCGGCCACCACCAACGGATTCCTGGCCGCTGGATACGATTCCACCATTGGCG GTATGAGCCAATTGTACGGCggtagcagcaacagcagtccagctggcggcggtggtggcggcggtggaggAGCCGGTAGCCCGGCTGCTGGTGATGTGAGCAAGTACGCGACGACTAGTACTTCGTCCGTCAGTGCTAGtagcggtggtggtggtacggCCGCAGGTGGAGGTGTGTCTAGCCTGGGCCGTCTCACGACGAGtctgcatcatcatcatcatcatgggggaggaggaggaggaggcctaGGCGGAGGAGGACTCTTATCATCCGGCGAGACGGAGCCATCGTCAGAGTCGTCgggcaccagcaccagcagcatcGCTGGAGGTGATAGCCCTTACAATAACGgccatcacaacaacaacaccaacaaccaccatcatcagcagcaacagcagcaacaacagcagaggaACAACAACCTTTCGTCCCGGCCCAGTTCCCGCAAACCGGTcgaccaacagcagcagcaacaacaacagcagatgaTGCAGcaattgcaacaacaacaacaacagcaacaacaattgagCAAGGCGGACAAGTACGGAGGAGACGGGCGGGATTCGAGCAACGGCGGAGCTTCATCCGGAGGCTCGTCATCCGGAGGCGGTTACCCTGGCGGTACGAATAGCAATGACACCCGACAGACTGTTCTCATGTGGGGATCTTCTGGGTTAACGTCGGTCACCGGCAAccactcgtcgtcgtcgtcgtcggtggcGGCGGGttccaacgacgacgacgggggTAGTGGCGCAGTGGTCGTCTCCATGACGACCGCCGATTTAATAACATCCACCACGGCTGCCGCTGTCGCCGCCGCTTACGCCGCAg aTTGCGGAGTCTCTGAAACCGGAATCAAGACCAAGTACGCGGGGCATCACGGGGTCTACAAtggccaccaccagcagcaacaacagcagcagcaacaacaacatcatcacgtccagcagcaacaacaacagcaacaacacgacGTGACGGTCAGCAAACCGGTGGTGGTGTCGAGCAACGGCGTggccaacagcaacaacaacctggacaatagcaacagcagcagtttgAACAGCGCCTGCAAGTGGGGCCGTGTGGGGCCTCATTACCTGTACGGTGCAGCGGCCAGCGCGGCCGACGTGGTATCGGGCAGTAGCGAGGTATCCTGGCCaccgcaccaccaccaccaccatcaccaccccACAGcacctcatcatcatcatcatcatccacaTCAATATTATCCTTACCCATATCACCATgcgcaccaccaccaccaccaatcaCCGCACCA ATTGAACTTCTGA